The following coding sequences are from one Leptolyngbya sp. NIES-3755 window:
- a CDS encoding gas vesicle structural protein (similar to AA sequence:cyanobase_aa:LBDG_19410): protein MAVEKVNSSSSLAEVVDRILDKGIVVDAWVRVSLVGIELLAIEARVVIASVETYLKYAEAVGLTAQAAVPAA, encoded by the coding sequence ATGGCTGTTGAAAAAGTAAACTCTTCGTCTAGCTTGGCAGAAGTGGTCGATCGCATTCTTGATAAAGGAATTGTGGTCGATGCTTGGGTTCGTGTTTCGCTCGTGGGTATCGAATTACTGGCGATCGAAGCTCGCGTCGTGATCGCATCGGTCGAAACCTACCTGAAGTATGCAGAAGCAGTTGGTTTGACCGCTCAAGCGGCTGTTCCTGCTGCATAA
- a CDS encoding hypothetical protein (hypothetical protein OSCI_3770005;~similar to AA sequence:cyanobase_aa:LBDG_19400), whose product MAFKDSWQQQRQLRLQQVEQRRHAVTLLLQETHKQRQTKASQLRSDLSLFRESLAYDTSVRREQLQNYCETLHQQTQEFLAIAHADRELMSQQLSHDLQSFRATLTATVDSLRQEIQADVQQLQLETRSFLEEAEQSRIKQRIRLTRNLSIFIDNLRSDVAEFLTDAALERQEKALQDNRDRQAELDCLFAGFAEFRSQLKQFRSELSRTVWGDLATTPTPHPTPRTPHPAPKKPSGFKIVTPVKSTPAPKSDEDKIYEYIEVMQSVRLTEIESALSMTRIQAVEGLRSLIQQGKITQRDRAYLISTK is encoded by the coding sequence ATGGCTTTCAAAGATTCCTGGCAACAACAGCGACAACTTAGACTGCAACAGGTTGAGCAACGTCGCCATGCTGTCACACTTCTACTCCAAGAAACCCACAAACAACGTCAGACTAAGGCTTCTCAACTCCGTAGCGATCTGAGTCTATTTCGTGAATCGCTTGCGTATGATACCAGTGTCCGACGCGAGCAACTTCAGAACTATTGTGAGACGTTGCATCAACAAACTCAAGAATTTTTAGCGATCGCTCATGCCGATCGTGAATTGATGTCGCAACAGTTGAGCCACGATTTGCAGTCTTTCCGAGCTACATTAACTGCAACTGTTGATTCACTGAGACAGGAAATCCAAGCTGATGTCCAACAATTACAGTTAGAAACGCGATCGTTCTTAGAAGAAGCTGAGCAATCTCGCATCAAACAACGAATTCGCCTCACTCGCAACTTATCTATCTTCATTGATAATCTTCGTTCTGATGTTGCAGAGTTTCTAACGGATGCTGCTCTAGAACGCCAAGAAAAAGCACTTCAAGACAACCGCGATCGTCAAGCCGAACTCGATTGTTTGTTTGCTGGATTTGCAGAATTCCGATCGCAACTCAAACAGTTCCGCTCAGAGCTATCCCGCACCGTCTGGGGAGATCTAGCTACAACTCCCACCCCGCACCCCACACCCCGCACCCCGCACCCCGCACCCAAAAAACCTTCTGGCTTCAAAATCGTTACTCCGGTTAAATCTACTCCCGCCCCAAAATCCGACGAAGACAAGATTTACGAATACATCGAAGTAATGCAGAGTGTTCGTCTGACTGAAATCGAATCGGCTTTGAGCATGACTCGAATTCAAGCTGTTGAAGGACTACGATCGCTGATTCAACAAGGCAAAATCACTCAACGCGATCGTGCATATCTGATTTCCACTAAGTAA